The Streptomyces sp. 135 sequence GAATCCGTCGCCTCGCCAAGCAACTTGAGGAGCACGACCTGCTCCTCAAGGGCCTCGAGAACGGGGCGGATCGTGAGGGGAAAGTCATGTCCGAAGCGGGTGAGATTGGCGGTGCCGCCGATCATCAGCCGCTCCTCGGTCTCCTCGACCAGCGTTTCGAGGAGGGTGGAGAGCACCGTCGAGACGGTGCCGCGGTCCTCGGCCTCGAAGGCCTCGGGCAGGTCCTGCACCAGCTGCGGGACGTCCGCGAAGCGGCGGCCCGCGACCCTGCTGTTGAGCCGCGCCCGCAGATCCGCGAGCGACGTCTCCCCGAAGGGCGCCGGACAGTCGATCATGCGCTGCTCGACCCGGCCGGTGTCCGTGATCAGGACGAGCATCAGGCGCGCGGGAGCGAGCGAGAGCAGCTCCACGTGCCGCACGGTCGACCGCGTCAGCGAGGGGTACTGCACGACGGCGACCTGCCGGGTCAGCTGCGCGAGCAGCCGAACCGTGCGCCCCACGACGTCGTCCAGATCGACGGCGCCGTCGAGGAAGTTCTGGATGGCGCGCCGCTCGGGGGCCGTCATCGGCTTGACGCCGGCGAGCTTGTCGACGAACAGGCGGTAGCCCTTGTCCGTCGGGATGCGCCCCGCGCTGGTGTGGGGCTGGGCGATGAACCCTTCCTCCTCCAGCGCCGCCATGTCGTTGCGCACCGTGGCCGGGGAGACGCCGAGACTGTGCCGCTCGGTGAGCGCCTTGGAGCCGACCGGCTCCTCCGTCCCGACATAGTCGTGGACGATGGCGCGCAGCACTTCGAGCCTGCGTTCACTGAGCATCGCGCACACCTCCAGCACGTCATCCGTCGCGGTGATCCCCTGCCTGGCACTCAACGCGGGTGAGTGCCAGCCTGTCAAAGGGTCAGTGTACGGGCGTCGGGTACGGACCCGGCAAGGCCGGACCCGGACCCCGTTGCTCATGCCCGGCGGCTGGTTGGTCATGCCAGGCGCCGCCGCACCGGTTAGCGTCACCGTATGGACGTGGAGCCGGCATGGGAAGCGGCGGGCTGGGAGCGGCTCGCACCGCGCGTGGGGCGGTGCCGCCTGCCGGTGTGGGACTGCACGGCGGGGCTCGTCGTCGGTGACGGGGCGGCCCTGATGGTCGAGGCCGGGTCGAGCCTGGCCGAGGGCGCGGCGCTGCGCACCCGGGCCAGGGAGATCCTCGGCGGCGGTCGCCGCGTGACGCATCTCGCTCTGACGCATCCGCACTTCGACCATGTCCTCGGCGCCGCGGCCTTCGCGGGCGTGGAGGTGTACGGGGCCGTGGGCATCGACACGGTCTTCGCCAAGGGCCGCGACGAGCTGTGCGCGGACGCGGTGCGCCACGGCGTGGACCCGCGGGCGGCGGCGGAAGCGACCGATCTCCTGGTCCACCCGCACCACCTGGTGTGCGGGGAGTGGACGCTGGACCTCGGCGGCGTCCAGGTCCTCCTCGCGAACGTCGGCCCCGGCCACTCGGGCCACGACCTGGCGGTCCTGGTCCCCGGCGCGGACGGCGAGCCGGAGATCGTCTTCTGCGGGGATCTGGTCGAGGAGTCGGGCGAACCGCAGGCCGGTCCCGACGCGGTGCCCGCGCGGTGGCCGGCGGCGCTGGACCGGCTCCTCGGCCTGGGCGGTGAGGGCGCGCGGTATGTGCCGGGGCACGGTGCGGTGGTGGATGCGGCTTTTGTCCGTGCGCAGCGCGCCACACTGGCGGCCCGTTTCGGCGTGTCGTAAGGGATGCCCTGCCGCCTCTTCCTATCGTCGGCGGAATGCGCCCACCCGTCTCCCGCCACCACCCCTCCGAGGGCCCTCCGGGCCCGCAGCGCCGTCTGTACTCCGCCGATCTCACGCCCCCCTGGAAGAAGTCGAAGCCCGTACCGGAGGTGGCGGCGGACGCCGGCCTCGTGGTGGAGGAGTTGAGCACCGGTTTCTGCGGGGCGGTGATCCGCTGCGAGAAGACCGCGCAGGGCCCGACGGTGACCCTGGAGGACCGCTTCGGCAAGCACCGCGTCTTCCCCATGGAGCCGCGGGGGTTCCTCCTGGAGGGCAGGCCGGTCACGCTGGTCCGGCCGGGTGCGGGTGCGGGTGCGACGGTACGTCCCTCGCGCACCGCCTCCGGTTCGGTGGCCGTGCCCGGGGCGCGGGCCAGGGTCGCCCGCGCGGGACGCATCTACGTCGAGGGCCGCCACGACGCCGAACTGGTCGAGCGGGTCTGGGGCGACGACCTGCGCATCGAGGGCGTCGTCGTCGAGTACCTGGAGGGCATCGACGACCTTCCCGCGATCGTCGCCGAATTCTCGCCCGGCCCCGACGCGCGGCTCGGCGTCCTCGTGGACCACCTGGTCCCCGGCTCCAAGGAGTCCCGCATCGCCGCGGAGATCGGCAGCGATCACGCCTTGGTCGTCGGCCACCCCTACATCGACGTGTGGGAGGCGGTGAAGCCGTCCTCGGTGGGCATCGAGGCGTGGCCGCGGGTGCCACGGGGGCAGGACTGGAAGAGGGGCGTGTGCCGGGCGCTGGGGTGGCCGGAGAACACGGGGGCGGCGTGGCAGCGGATCCTCGGCTCGGTACGCAGCTACAAGGACCTCCAGCCGGAGCTGCTGGGCAGGGTGGAAGAACTGATCGACTTCGTGACGCATCCGTAGCGGGCGGGTCGGCTGCTGGGTGTGTGGATTGGGGGACTGGTCGGCTGCCGATCAAACGAGCGGGTGGGTGGGAGACGGCTGCCGGGCGGCGCAGCCGGGCGGGACGGGCTCACCGCCGGTTGTGTGCCCCGCAGCCCAGCACCCGGCGCCGCTAATCCACCAGGTCACGAACCACCGCGTCCGCCAACAACCGCCCCCGCAACGTCAGCACCGCCCGCCCCGCCGCGTACGGCACCGCCTCCAGCAGCCCCTCGTCCCGCGCCTTGCGCGAGGCGGCGAGCCCGGCCTCCTTCAGCAGAGTCAGCGGGCAGCCCTCCACCAGCCGCAGCTCCAGCAGGATCCGCTCCACCCGCCGGTCCTCCTCGGAGAGGACCTCACGTCCGGCGCCGGGCGATCGGCCGCCCGCCAGAGCCGCCGCGTACGCCCCGGGATGCTTCACGTTCCACCACCGCACACCGCCCGCATGGCTGTGCGCGCCCGGCCCGGCCCCCCACCAGTCGGCGCCGCGCCAGTACAGCTCGTTGTGCAGGCAGCGCCCCGCCTCGGACGTGGCCCAGTTGGACACCTCGTACCACGAGAAGCCCGCCCGCCCAAGGACCTCGTCGGCGATGAGGTACCGGTCCGCGTGGACGTCGTCGTCGGTCATCGGCACCTCCCCGCGCCGGATCCGCCGCGCGAGCTGCGTGCCCTCCTCGACGATCAGCGCGTAGGCGCTGACGTGGTCCGGTCCGGCGCCGATCGCCGCGTCCAGCGTGGCGCGCCAGTCGTCGTCCGTCTCGCCCGGGGTGCCGTAGATCAGGTCGAGGTTCACATGGTCGAAGCCGGCCGCCCGCGCCTCGGCGACGCACGCCTCGGGCCGCCCCGGCGTATGCGTACGGTCGAGCACCTTCAGCACATGCTGCTTCGCGCTCTGCATGCCGAACGAGACGCGGTTGAACCCGCCCTCCCGCAGCTCCGCCAGATACGCCTCGTCGACCGACTCCGGATTCGCCTCGGTCGTGATCTCCGCGTCGTCCGCGAGACCGAACTCGTCCCGTACGGCCGCCAGCATCCGTACGAGATCCCCCGCCGCCAGCAGCGTCGGCGTACCGCCCCCCACGAAGACGGTCCGCACGGGCCGCGGGTCGTCGCCGAGGACCTTCCGGGCGAGCCGCACCTCGTCGGTCAGGGTGTCGGCGTAGTTGTCGCGGGAGGCGAGCACACCGCCGGAGCCGCGCAGCTCGGTGGCGGTGTAGGTGTTGAAGTCGCAGTAGCCGCAGCGCGTGGCGCAGTACGGGACGTGCAGATAGAAGCCGAGGGGGCGGGAGGCCGCGCCGGCCAGGGCGGACGCGGGCAGCGCGCCGTCCTCGGGCATGGGCTCACCGTCGGGCAGTGCGGAAGGCATGCCTTCGATTGTCCCGCACCGCCGCGCCCCGCGGAGCCGTCACCGTGCCTGGAGCACCAGCAGCGCCAGGTCGTCGTCGGGGGGACGCTCCGAGAACTCGTGGACGAGCCGCCGGATCCGCTCCGCCACGAGCGTCGCGTCGAGCCCCGCGCAGCCGGCGAGGGCCTGCGCCAGGCCGTCGCCGTCGTCGAACTGGAGCCGCCCCGAGCGCCGCTCGGTCACGCCGTCCGTGACGCACAGGAGGGTGTCGCCGGGCAGCAGGTCGAAGCTCTCGCTGGTGTACGTCTCGTCGTCGACGACCCCGAGCAGCATCTGCGGGCTCGCCGCCGACCGCACCTGCCCGTCGGGCGACAGGAGCAGCGGCAGCGGGTGCCCGGCACACGCGATGGTGCAGCGCACGCCGCCTTCGTGCGGGATCAGCTCGCCGTAGAGGAGGGAGAGGAAGCGTGAGGTGGGCCCGTCGGCCGGTACGCCCTGGCCGCCCGCGACGGCGACGACGGCCGCCGCGGCGTCGGCCGCCTCGGTCGCGTCGTCGAGGAGCAGTTGGTTGAGGCGGTCCAGGACCTCGGCGACCTGGTACCCCTCGCGGGCGAGCAGCCGCAGCCAGGGCCGGGCTAGGCCGATGACGACGGCGGCCTCGGGGCCCTTGCCCTGGACGTCGCCGAGCGCGAAGCACCAGCGCCCGTCCCCGGCCTGGAAGACGTCGTAGAAGTCGCCGCCCGGGCCGCCCTTGTCCCGCGGCTCGTACACCAGGCCGCTCTGCACGCCGGGGATCCGCGCGACCTTGCTGGGCAGCAGCCCGCGCTGGAGGATGCGGCTGATGTTGGCCTGGCGCTGGTAGCGGCGGGCCGTGCTGACGGCGAGGGCGACGCGGCGGCTGAAGTCCTCGACGAGGCCGGTGACCTCGTCGGGGAAGCGGAGCAGGCCCGCCCGCCCGATGAGCAGCGTGCCGAGCGTCCGGCCGCCCGCGGTCAGGCGGTACGCGAGCGCCGTGCCGGACGCCTCGCCCGTCGGCGCCTCGCCTGGCCAGCGGACGGGGAGGGCGCCGGTGCCCGCCGTGTCGGGCAGCTCGGGCGGGTCCTTCTCCAGGATGCGGCGCAGTTCCTCCATGCGGTGCTCGCTGGTGTGCCAGACCCGGGCGAGGCGCGCGCCCGGCCCGCCCGGGGTGGCGCGCGCCGGGCTCTCCGAGCCCTCGTCGAGCCAGACCGCGCACCAGTCGGCGAGCCGCGGCACGAGCAGCTGTCCGGCGAGGGCGGCCACCAGGTCCTCGTCGAACTGCCCGGCCAGCAGGTCGGACGCCTCGGCCAGGAAGCTGAGCGCCCCGCGGTTGACCCACTCCGTCTCGTGCGTGACGCGCTTGGGCAGCGGCGCGAGGATCTCGGCGGCGCGCAGCCCGCGCTTCAGGGCCTGTTCGCTCGCGTACGACTCGGTGTCCTGGTCCGCCTTGGCGCCCTCAACGGGCAGCCGGACCCAGATGGTCTTGGTGCCCGTGCGGTAGGTGATGCCCCAGGAGTCGGAGAGGCTCGCGACGAGCTGGAGACCGCGGCCGTACTCGGGGGTGCCGGTGGGCGCCGGGCCCTGCTCGCCGCGGACGGCGCGGGAGGGGTGGTGGTCGGAGACCTCGATGACGAGGGCGCCGGTGTCCTCGCCGGGCGCGGCCTCGTCGAGTCGGCACAGCAGTTCGACCGCCGTGCCCGCGTGCACGACGGCGTTGGTCACCAACTCGCTGACGAGGAGCACCGAGTCGTCGGCGAGGCGGTCGGTGATCCCGGCAGCCGCCGGCACGCCGAGCTCCGTCCAGTCGGCGAGCGCGGCGCGCACGAATCTTCGCGCGGCGGCGGGCGCCAGCGGGTTTCCGGGCAGGGACGTGCGCACCACCGCCGGCGGCCCCGGGCGGTCCGGGTCCGTGGCGGAGGCACGGAATTCGGTCTCCCGTTGCGTCGGAATGGACCCCACGGTGCGGCTCCTGAGCAGTTCGGGCGAATACGCCTCAGGCGACACCGACAGAGTGACAGACTGGTGGCGCCCATAAGCACCGAGTCACCGAAGTGGGCCGCTATGAGTGAGAACAGTGCTACGCCCGCGCTCGGCTCCGGCCTGATCCCGGCCCAGGCACCGCCCGTGCCCTCCCCCGGGGCCGAGGCGGCGGAGCCCGCCCCGAGCGCCGGCGCGGCCCTCTCGCCGGCCGCCCTCGCGGAACTGCGCCCGCTGCTCGCCGCCATGCGCGCCGCGCGGGACGGCGACTTCACGAAGGTCGCACCGATCGGCGGGGGCATCACCGCCGAGCTGTACGCGGTCTTCAACGAAATGCTCGACCGTTCGCTGCACTTCGACGCCGAGCTGATCCGCGTACGCCGGGAGATCATCCGGCACGGCCGCCTGGACGAGCGGTTCACGGCGAGCCCGGGCCAGGGCAGATGGACGGACCGGGTCCAGGAGGTCAACTCCCTGCTGGACTCGCTGGTCGCCCCGGCGGCGAACGCCACCCGGGTGCTCAACGCCGTGGCGGGCGGCGATCTCACCCAGCGCGTCGACCTGCACGACGGCAGCCGTGAGCTGCGGGGCGATCTGCGGCGCCTCGGCCGCGCCGTCAACACGATGGTCGACCAGCTGTCGCTCTTCACGGGCGAGGTGACGCGCGTCGCCCGCGAGGTCGGCACGGAGGGGCGGCTCGGCGGCCGGGCCAAGGTGCGTGGCCTGTCCGGCAGTTGGCGTGATGTGACCGAGGCGGTCAACACCATGGCGTCCCGGCTGACCGCCCAGGTGCGGGACATCGCGCTGGTGACGACGGCGGTCGCGCAGGGCGACCTGACCCGCACGGTCACCGTCGAGGCCACCGGTGAGCTGCTGGAACTGAAGCTGACCGTGAACACCATGGTCGAGCAGCTCTCCGCGTTCGCCGCCGAGGTGACCCGTGTGGCCCGCGAGGTCGGCACCGAGGGGCAGTTGGGCGGCCGCGCGCAGGCGCGGGGCGTGTCCGGCGTGTGGAAGGACCTCACCGACAACGTCAACTTCATGGCGTCGAACCTCACCTCGCAGGTCCGCAACATCGCCCAGGTCACCACCGCCGTCGCCAACGGCGACCTGAGCCAGAAGATCACCGTGGACGCCCGGGGCGAGATCCTGGAGCTGAAGTCGACCGTGAACACGATGGTCGACCAGCTCTCCGCCTTCGCCGACGAGGTCACCCGCGTCGCCCGCGAGGTCGGCACCGAGGGCAACCTCGGCGGGCGCGCTCAGGTGCGGGGCGTGTCCGGCGTATGGAAGGACCTCACCGACAACGTCAACTTCATGGCGGACAACCTGACGTCGCAGGTCCGCAACATCGCGCTCGTCTCGACGGCCGTCGCGCAAGGAGATCTCGGCAAGAAGATCACCGTGGAGGCGAAGGGCGAGATCCTGGAGCTGAAGTCGACGATCAACACGATGGTCGACCAGCTCTCCGCCTTCGCCGACGAGGTCACCCGCGTCGCCCGCGAGGTCGGCACCGAGGGCAACCTCGGCGGGCAGGCCCAGGTGCGGGGCGTGTCCGGCGTATGGAAGGACCTCACCGACAACGTCAACTTCATGGCGTCGAACCTCACCTCGCAGGTCCGCAACATCGCCCAGGTCACCACCGCCGTCGCCAACGGCGACCTCTCCAAGATGATCACGGTCACCGCGCGCGGCGAGATCCTGGAGCTCAAGGACACCGTCAACACGATGGTGACGCAGTTGCGCGCCTTCGCCGACGAGGTGACGCGCGTGGCCCGCGAGGTCGGCACGGACGGCCGCCTGGGCGGCCGCGCGCAGGTCCTCGGGGTGTCGGGGGTCTGGAAGGACCTCACCGACAACGTCAACTACATGGCGGACAACCTCACCGGGCAGGTCCGCAACATCGCGCAGGTCGCGACCGCCGTCGCCCAGGGCGACCTGTCGAAGAAGATCGACGTGGACGCGCGCGGCGAGATCCTGGA is a genomic window containing:
- a CDS encoding MBL fold metallo-hydrolase, which encodes MEPAWEAAGWERLAPRVGRCRLPVWDCTAGLVVGDGAALMVEAGSSLAEGAALRTRAREILGGGRRVTHLALTHPHFDHVLGAAAFAGVEVYGAVGIDTVFAKGRDELCADAVRHGVDPRAAAEATDLLVHPHHLVCGEWTLDLGGVQVLLANVGPGHSGHDLAVLVPGADGEPEIVFCGDLVEESGEPQAGPDAVPARWPAALDRLLGLGGEGARYVPGHGAVVDAAFVRAQRATLAARFGVS
- a CDS encoding ATP-binding SpoIIE family protein phosphatase, whose translation is MGSIPTQRETEFRASATDPDRPGPPAVVRTSLPGNPLAPAAARRFVRAALADWTELGVPAAAGITDRLADDSVLLVSELVTNAVVHAGTAVELLCRLDEAAPGEDTGALVIEVSDHHPSRAVRGEQGPAPTGTPEYGRGLQLVASLSDSWGITYRTGTKTIWVRLPVEGAKADQDTESYASEQALKRGLRAAEILAPLPKRVTHETEWVNRGALSFLAEASDLLAGQFDEDLVAALAGQLLVPRLADWCAVWLDEGSESPARATPGGPGARLARVWHTSEHRMEELRRILEKDPPELPDTAGTGALPVRWPGEAPTGEASGTALAYRLTAGGRTLGTLLIGRAGLLRFPDEVTGLVEDFSRRVALAVSTARRYQRQANISRILQRGLLPSKVARIPGVQSGLVYEPRDKGGPGGDFYDVFQAGDGRWCFALGDVQGKGPEAAVVIGLARPWLRLLAREGYQVAEVLDRLNQLLLDDATEAADAAAAVVAVAGGQGVPADGPTSRFLSLLYGELIPHEGGVRCTIACAGHPLPLLLSPDGQVRSAASPQMLLGVVDDETYTSESFDLLPGDTLLCVTDGVTERRSGRLQFDDGDGLAQALAGCAGLDATLVAERIRRLVHEFSERPPDDDLALLVLQAR
- the hemW gene encoding radical SAM family heme chaperone HemW, translated to MPSALPDGEPMPEDGALPASALAGAASRPLGFYLHVPYCATRCGYCDFNTYTATELRGSGGVLASRDNYADTLTDEVRLARKVLGDDPRPVRTVFVGGGTPTLLAAGDLVRMLAAVRDEFGLADDAEITTEANPESVDEAYLAELREGGFNRVSFGMQSAKQHVLKVLDRTHTPGRPEACVAEARAAGFDHVNLDLIYGTPGETDDDWRATLDAAIGAGPDHVSAYALIVEEGTQLARRIRRGEVPMTDDDVHADRYLIADEVLGRAGFSWYEVSNWATSEAGRCLHNELYWRGADWWGAGPGAHSHAGGVRWWNVKHPGAYAAALAGGRSPGAGREVLSEEDRRVERILLELRLVEGCPLTLLKEAGLAASRKARDEGLLEAVPYAAGRAVLTLRGRLLADAVVRDLVD
- the hrcA gene encoding heat-inducible transcriptional repressor HrcA yields the protein MLSERRLEVLRAIVHDYVGTEEPVGSKALTERHSLGVSPATVRNDMAALEEEGFIAQPHTSAGRIPTDKGYRLFVDKLAGVKPMTAPERRAIQNFLDGAVDLDDVVGRTVRLLAQLTRQVAVVQYPSLTRSTVRHVELLSLAPARLMLVLITDTGRVEQRMIDCPAPFGETSLADLRARLNSRVAGRRFADVPQLVQDLPEAFEAEDRGTVSTVLSTLLETLVEETEERLMIGGTANLTRFGHDFPLTIRPVLEALEEQVVLLKLLGEATDSGMTVRIGHENAHEGLSSTSVVSVGYGSGSEAVAKLGVVGPTRMDYPGTMGAVRAVARYVGQILAES
- a CDS encoding DUF3097 domain-containing protein, with amino-acid sequence MRPPVSRHHPSEGPPGPQRRLYSADLTPPWKKSKPVPEVAADAGLVVEELSTGFCGAVIRCEKTAQGPTVTLEDRFGKHRVFPMEPRGFLLEGRPVTLVRPGAGAGATVRPSRTASGSVAVPGARARVARAGRIYVEGRHDAELVERVWGDDLRIEGVVVEYLEGIDDLPAIVAEFSPGPDARLGVLVDHLVPGSKESRIAAEIGSDHALVVGHPYIDVWEAVKPSSVGIEAWPRVPRGQDWKRGVCRALGWPENTGAAWQRILGSVRSYKDLQPELLGRVEELIDFVTHP